A window of the Streptomyces sp. NBC_00250 genome harbors these coding sequences:
- the purN gene encoding phosphoribosylglycinamide formyltransferase: MAAARLVVLVSGSGTNLQALLDGIAADPEGYGAEIVAVGADRDGIAGLERAERAGLPTFVCRVKDHATREEWDRALTEATAAYEPDLVVSAGFMKIVGKEFLARFGGRVVNTHPALLPSFPGAHGVRDALAYGAKVTGCTVHFVDDGVDTGPIIAQGVVEVRDEDDEAALHERIKEVERSLLVDVVGRLARHGYRIEGRKVHVGEHGHR, translated from the coding sequence GTGGCTGCCGCCCGCCTCGTCGTCCTGGTCTCCGGTTCCGGTACCAATCTGCAGGCCCTCCTCGACGGCATCGCCGCGGACCCCGAGGGCTACGGCGCGGAGATCGTCGCCGTCGGCGCGGACCGCGACGGCATCGCCGGTCTGGAGCGCGCCGAGCGCGCCGGGCTGCCGACCTTCGTCTGCCGGGTCAAGGACCACGCGACCCGCGAGGAGTGGGACCGCGCGCTGACCGAGGCCACCGCCGCGTACGAGCCGGATCTCGTCGTCTCGGCCGGCTTCATGAAGATCGTCGGCAAGGAGTTCCTCGCCCGCTTCGGCGGCCGGGTCGTCAACACCCACCCGGCTCTGCTGCCCAGTTTTCCCGGTGCCCACGGGGTGCGTGACGCCCTCGCCTACGGCGCGAAGGTCACCGGGTGCACCGTCCACTTCGTCGACGACGGTGTCGACACCGGCCCGATCATCGCCCAGGGCGTGGTCGAGGTGCGGGACGAGGACGATGAAGCCGCTCTGCACGAGCGCATCAAGGAAGTCGAGCGCTCGCTGCTCGTCGACGTCGTGGGGCGCCTCGCCCGGCACGGCTATCGCATTGAGGGACGAAAGGTTCATGTCGGTGAACACGGACACCGTTAA
- the purH gene encoding bifunctional phosphoribosylaminoimidazolecarboxamide formyltransferase/IMP cyclohydrolase, producing the protein MSVNTDTVKPIRRALVSVYDKTGLEELARGLHEAGVELVSTGSTAGKIAAAGVPVTKVEELTGFPECLDGRVKTLHPRVHAGILADLRLESHREQLAELGVEPFDLVVVNLYPFKETVASGATPDECVEQIDIGGPSMVRAAAKNHPSVAIVTSPERYADVLAAVQAGGFDLTARKRLAGEAFRHTAAYDVAVASWFADDYAAADDSGFPGFLGATYERNNVLRYGENPHQGAALYVDGTGGLAEAEQLHGKEMSYNNYTDTDAARRAAYDHTEPCVAIIKHANPCGIAIGADVAEAHRKAHACDPLSAFGGVIAVNRPVSVAMAEQVAEIFTEVIVAPAYEDGAVEVLAKKKNIRVLKAEGAPSNPVEVKPIDGGALLQVTDRLQAEGDDPANWTLATGEALSAEELAELSFAWKACRAVKSNAILLSKDGASVGVGMGQVNRVDSAKLAVERAGEERARGSYAASDAFFPFPDGLEILTAAGVKAVVQPGGSMRDELVVEAAKKAGVTMYLTGTRHFFH; encoded by the coding sequence ATGTCGGTGAACACGGACACCGTTAAGCCCATCCGCCGCGCGCTGGTCAGCGTCTACGACAAGACGGGGCTCGAAGAGCTGGCCCGCGGTCTGCACGAGGCCGGCGTCGAGCTCGTCTCCACCGGCTCCACGGCCGGGAAGATCGCCGCCGCCGGTGTGCCGGTCACCAAGGTCGAGGAGCTGACCGGCTTCCCCGAGTGCCTGGACGGCCGCGTCAAGACCCTCCACCCGCGCGTGCACGCCGGCATCCTCGCCGACCTGCGCCTCGAGTCGCACCGCGAGCAGCTCGCCGAGCTGGGCGTGGAGCCCTTCGACCTGGTCGTCGTGAACCTCTACCCGTTCAAGGAGACCGTCGCCTCCGGCGCCACTCCCGACGAGTGCGTCGAGCAGATCGACATCGGCGGCCCGTCCATGGTCCGCGCCGCGGCCAAGAACCACCCCTCCGTGGCGATCGTCACCAGCCCCGAGCGGTACGCCGACGTGCTCGCCGCCGTCCAGGCCGGCGGCTTCGACCTGACCGCCCGCAAGCGCCTCGCCGGCGAGGCCTTCCGGCACACCGCCGCGTACGACGTGGCCGTCGCCTCCTGGTTCGCCGACGACTACGCCGCCGCCGACGACAGCGGCTTCCCGGGCTTCCTGGGCGCCACGTACGAGCGGAACAACGTCCTGCGGTACGGCGAGAACCCCCACCAGGGCGCCGCGCTCTACGTCGACGGCACGGGCGGCCTCGCCGAGGCCGAGCAGCTGCACGGCAAGGAGATGTCGTACAACAACTACACGGACACCGACGCCGCGCGCCGGGCCGCGTACGACCACACCGAGCCCTGCGTCGCGATCATCAAGCACGCCAACCCGTGTGGCATCGCGATCGGCGCCGACGTCGCCGAGGCCCACCGCAAGGCGCACGCCTGCGACCCGCTGTCCGCGTTCGGCGGCGTCATCGCCGTCAACCGCCCGGTCTCGGTCGCGATGGCCGAGCAGGTCGCGGAGATCTTCACCGAGGTCATCGTCGCCCCGGCGTACGAGGACGGGGCCGTCGAGGTCCTCGCCAAGAAGAAGAACATCCGTGTGCTCAAGGCCGAGGGCGCCCCGAGCAACCCCGTCGAGGTCAAGCCGATCGACGGCGGCGCCCTGCTCCAGGTCACCGACCGCCTCCAGGCCGAGGGCGACGACCCGGCGAACTGGACCCTGGCGACCGGCGAGGCCCTCTCCGCCGAGGAGCTCGCCGAGCTCTCCTTCGCCTGGAAGGCCTGCCGCGCGGTCAAGTCCAACGCGATCCTGCTCTCCAAGGACGGCGCCTCGGTCGGCGTCGGCATGGGCCAGGTCAACCGCGTCGACTCCGCGAAGCTCGCGGTCGAGCGGGCGGGCGAGGAGCGGGCGCGCGGCTCGTACGCCGCCTCGGACGCCTTCTTCCCCTTCCCGGACGGCCTGGAGATCCTCACCGCGGCCGGTGTGAAGGCGGTCGTGCAGCCGGGCGGCTCGATGCGGGACGAGCTGGTGGTCGAGGCCGCGAAGAAGGCCGGCGTGACGATGTACCTCACGGGGACGCGCCACTTCTTCCACTGA
- a CDS encoding peptidoglycan DD-metalloendopeptidase family protein: MRRLILAVLGVALLALGPGAAWATSASASASASASTDAAATAAKPAFQMPFPCGTQWQLNSYDSGHDPALDIVAKGNPGSDGKPVLASAPGTVTAVYEDAGAGNVVQIKHSGGWFSVYYHLESPVVAKVGQQVAATTRIGSIGKTGANSGGWAHLHYEQRYLASGDFTDESHRRPVHFDGTLYTGVGKEWKSVTSANCSPAAPWQDCPSGYVCFYPNADGTGSVCRTDRDATALDCGLRKSYFNNGTVDPGYDRVRVNGTGPCLERAARGALPGGGLTVTAVRWVGSC; the protein is encoded by the coding sequence ATGCGCCGGCTGATCCTCGCGGTCCTCGGCGTGGCGCTGCTCGCGCTCGGACCGGGGGCGGCCTGGGCCACCTCCGCGTCCGCCTCCGCCTCCGCCTCCGCCTCGACCGATGCGGCGGCCACGGCCGCGAAGCCCGCCTTCCAGATGCCGTTCCCGTGCGGCACACAGTGGCAGCTGAACAGCTACGACTCGGGGCACGATCCGGCGCTCGACATCGTCGCCAAGGGGAACCCGGGATCCGACGGCAAGCCGGTACTCGCCTCGGCTCCCGGCACGGTCACCGCCGTGTACGAGGACGCGGGCGCGGGCAACGTGGTGCAGATCAAGCACAGCGGCGGCTGGTTCTCCGTCTACTACCACCTGGAAAGCCCGGTGGTGGCGAAGGTCGGACAGCAGGTCGCGGCGACGACCCGGATCGGGTCGATCGGCAAGACGGGCGCCAACTCGGGAGGCTGGGCCCATCTCCATTACGAGCAGCGGTACCTGGCGTCCGGCGACTTCACCGACGAGAGCCACCGCCGGCCGGTGCACTTCGACGGGACGCTCTACACCGGCGTCGGCAAGGAGTGGAAGAGCGTCACCAGTGCCAACTGCTCGCCGGCCGCGCCGTGGCAGGACTGCCCGTCCGGATACGTGTGCTTCTACCCGAACGCCGACGGCACCGGCAGCGTCTGCAGGACCGACCGGGACGCCACCGCCCTCGACTGCGGTCTCCGGAAGTCGTACTTCAACAACGGGACGGTCGACCCCGGGTACGACCGGGTCCGGGTGAACGGCACCGGACCGTGTCTGGAGCGCGCCGCACGAGGGGCGTTGCCCGGCGGCGGACTGACCGTGACGGCCGTCAGGTGGGTGGGGAGCTGCTGA